Proteins encoded together in one Flavobacterium keumense window:
- the proS gene encoding proline--tRNA ligase produces the protein MSKNLTTRSEDYSKWYNELVVKADLAENSGVRGCMVIKPYGYAIWEKMQGELDRMFKETGHQNAYFPLFVPKSMFEAEETNAEGFAKECAIVTHYRLKTDEGRPGKLMVDPNAKLEEELIVRPTSEAIIWSTYKGWVQSYRDLPLLINQWANVVRWEMRTRLFLRTAEFLWQEGHTAHATRQEAIEESEKMMNVYADFVQNFMAIPVVKGLKTETERFAGADETYCIEALMQDGKALQAGTSHFLGQNFAKAFDVKFANAEGKQEHVWGTSWGVSTRLMGALVMTHSDDNGLVLPPNLAPIQVVIVPIYKSDEELEKITSVVNDLMAQFKKLNISVKFDSRTTQKPGFKFAEWELKGVPVRIAVGPKDLENGTFEVARRDTLSKEVVSNDGIVNYINDLLEIIQNDLFQKALDYRQNHITEVNSFEEFKEVLENKGGFISAHWDGTPETEEKIKDLTKATIRCIPLDRVEEQGKCIFTGLESAGRVLFAKAY, from the coding sequence ATGAGTAAGAACCTTACTACACGATCAGAAGATTATTCAAAATGGTATAATGAGCTGGTTGTAAAAGCAGATTTAGCAGAAAATTCAGGAGTTAGAGGTTGTATGGTAATAAAACCATATGGTTATGCTATTTGGGAAAAAATGCAAGGAGAGTTGGATCGAATGTTTAAAGAGACAGGACATCAAAATGCTTATTTTCCTTTATTCGTACCCAAAAGTATGTTTGAGGCAGAGGAAACTAATGCAGAAGGCTTTGCTAAAGAGTGTGCTATTGTTACTCACTATAGATTGAAAACAGATGAAGGTCGCCCCGGAAAATTAATGGTGGATCCTAATGCTAAATTAGAAGAAGAATTAATTGTTCGTCCTACAAGTGAGGCAATTATTTGGTCAACTTATAAAGGTTGGGTACAATCCTATCGCGATTTACCATTATTAATTAATCAATGGGCCAATGTAGTACGTTGGGAAATGAGAACGCGTTTGTTTTTAAGAACTGCCGAATTTTTATGGCAAGAAGGGCATACTGCACATGCTACACGTCAAGAAGCTATTGAAGAGTCAGAAAAAATGATGAATGTGTACGCTGATTTCGTTCAAAATTTTATGGCGATTCCAGTTGTAAAAGGATTAAAAACAGAAACCGAACGTTTTGCAGGTGCTGATGAGACGTATTGTATTGAAGCTTTAATGCAAGATGGAAAAGCATTGCAAGCGGGAACTTCTCACTTTTTAGGGCAAAATTTTGCTAAAGCCTTTGATGTTAAGTTTGCTAATGCCGAAGGAAAACAAGAGCATGTTTGGGGAACTTCTTGGGGAGTTTCTACACGATTGATGGGAGCCTTGGTAATGACGCATTCGGATGATAACGGTTTAGTTTTGCCTCCAAATTTAGCTCCAATTCAAGTCGTAATTGTTCCTATATATAAGTCAGATGAAGAGCTAGAGAAAATTACTTCTGTAGTGAATGATTTGATGGCTCAATTCAAAAAACTTAATATCTCAGTTAAGTTTGATAGTAGAACCACTCAAAAACCAGGCTTCAAATTTGCTGAATGGGAATTAAAAGGAGTGCCTGTTCGTATTGCTGTGGGGCCAAAAGATTTAGAAAATGGTACGTTTGAAGTGGCGAGAAGAGATACATTGAGTAAAGAAGTAGTTTCAAATGATGGAATTGTAAATTACATCAATGATTTGTTAGAAATCATTCAAAATGATTTATTCCAAAAAGCATTGGATTATAGACAAAATCATATTACAGAAGTAAATTCTTTTGAAGAATTTAAAGAAGTATTAGAGAATAAAGGTGGATTTATTTCGGCACATTGGGATGGAACTCCTGAGACAGAAGAAAAAATTAAAGATTTAACCAAAGCAACTATCCGTTGTATTCCTTTAGATCGAGTAGAAGAGCAAGGGAAATGTATTTTTACAGGATTGGAATCTGCTGGTAGAGTGTTATTTGCAAAAGCCTATTAA
- the rpsT gene encoding 30S ribosomal protein S20, producing MANHKSALKRIRSNEKKRVLNRYQHKTTRNAIKALRLATDKSDATSKLSTVISMIDKLAKKNIIHDNKAANLKSKLTKHVAKL from the coding sequence ATGGCAAATCATAAGTCAGCTTTAAAAAGAATCAGAAGTAACGAAAAGAAAAGAGTATTAAATAGATACCAACACAAAACTACTCGTAATGCGATTAAAGCTTTGCGTTTGGCTACTGATAAATCAGATGCTACATCTAAATTATCTACTGTTATTTCTATGATAGATAAATTAGCGAAGAAAAATATCATTCATGATAATAAAGCAGCTAATTTAAAATCTAAGTTAACAAAACACGTTGCTAAATTGTAA
- the typA gene encoding translational GTPase TypA, producing the protein MESIRNIAIIAHVDHGKTTLVDKIMYHCQLFRENENTGDLILDNNDLERERGITITSKNVSVVYKGTKINIIDTPGHADFGGEVERVLNMADGVCLLVDAFEGPMPQTRFVLQKAIDLGLKPCVVINKVDKENCTPEEVHEKVFDLMFELGATEEQLDFPTVYGSAKNNWMSDDWKNQTENIEPLLDMVIDHVPAPKVSEGTPQMLITSLDFSSFTGRIAIGRLERGVLNEGMPISLVKRDGSIIKSRIKELHTFEGLGRKKVQQVIAGDICAIVGVEGFEIGDTIADFENPEALQTIAIDEPTMSMLFTINDSPFFGKEGKFVTSRHIRERLTKELEKNLAMKVGETDSADKFMVFGRGVLHLSVLIETMRREGYELQIGQPQVIIKEIDGVKCEPIEELTIDLPEHLSGRAVEFVSVRKGEMLSMEGKGDRMVVKFNIPSRGIIGLRNQLLTATAGEAIMSHRFIGYEPYKGEIPGRNNGSLISMENGKAIPYSIDKLQDRGKFFVDPNEDIYEGQVIGENSRSDDMTVNVTKTKKLTNVRSSGADDKARIVPAIKFSLEEALEYIQKDEYVEVTPKSLRLRKIYLSETDRKRYKI; encoded by the coding sequence ATGGAATCTATTAGAAACATTGCAATTATTGCTCACGTTGACCACGGTAAAACGACTTTGGTTGATAAAATTATGTATCACTGTCAATTATTTCGTGAAAACGAGAATACAGGCGACTTAATCCTTGATAACAACGACTTAGAGCGTGAAAGGGGAATCACAATTACCTCAAAAAACGTTTCTGTTGTTTATAAAGGAACAAAAATCAATATTATAGATACTCCTGGTCACGCCGATTTTGGTGGTGAGGTAGAGCGTGTATTAAATATGGCTGATGGTGTTTGTTTATTGGTAGATGCTTTTGAAGGCCCAATGCCGCAAACTCGTTTTGTTTTGCAAAAAGCAATTGATCTAGGATTAAAGCCATGTGTGGTAATTAATAAAGTAGACAAAGAAAACTGTACTCCAGAAGAAGTACATGAAAAAGTTTTTGACTTAATGTTTGAGTTAGGAGCTACAGAAGAACAATTGGATTTCCCTACCGTGTATGGTTCTGCAAAAAACAACTGGATGTCTGACGATTGGAAAAATCAAACAGAAAACATTGAGCCTTTATTGGATATGGTAATTGATCATGTACCTGCACCAAAAGTATCTGAGGGAACTCCTCAAATGTTAATAACATCATTGGATTTTTCTTCTTTCACAGGACGTATCGCAATTGGTCGTTTAGAAAGAGGGGTGTTAAATGAAGGGATGCCAATTTCTTTAGTGAAAAGAGATGGAAGTATTATAAAATCAAGAATCAAAGAACTACATACTTTTGAAGGTTTAGGTCGTAAAAAAGTGCAACAAGTTATAGCTGGAGATATTTGTGCTATAGTTGGAGTAGAAGGATTTGAAATTGGGGATACAATTGCTGATTTTGAAAATCCAGAGGCTTTACAAACTATTGCAATTGATGAACCAACAATGAGTATGTTGTTTACTATTAACGATTCTCCTTTTTTTGGTAAAGAAGGAAAATTTGTAACTTCTCGACACATTCGCGAGAGATTAACTAAAGAGTTAGAGAAAAACTTAGCGATGAAAGTGGGCGAAACTGATTCTGCTGACAAATTCATGGTCTTTGGGCGTGGAGTATTACATCTATCAGTTCTTATTGAAACGATGAGAAGAGAAGGGTATGAGTTGCAAATTGGTCAGCCACAAGTAATTATTAAAGAGATTGATGGTGTTAAATGTGAGCCTATTGAAGAGTTAACTATTGATTTACCGGAACATCTTTCTGGTCGTGCAGTAGAATTTGTTTCTGTACGTAAAGGAGAAATGTTGAGTATGGAAGGTAAAGGAGACCGCATGGTGGTTAAATTCAATATTCCTTCACGTGGAATTATAGGATTGCGAAATCAATTATTGACGGCAACGGCAGGAGAGGCGATTATGTCACACCGTTTCATTGGATATGAACCCTATAAAGGTGAGATTCCAGGAAGAAATAATGGATCTTTAATTTCTATGGAAAATGGAAAAGCAATTCCATATTCTATTGATAAACTACAAGATCGTGGTAAATTCTTTGTGGATCCTAATGAAGATATTTACGAAGGTCAAGTTATTGGAGAAAATTCTCGTAGCGATGATATGACGGTAAATGTAACTAAAACTAAAAAGTTAACCAATGTACGTTCTTCAGGTGCTGATGATAAAGCAAGAATTGTTCCTGCAATTAAGTTTTCATTAGAGGAAGCATTAGAATACATTCAAAAAGATGAATATGTTGAGGTAACACCAAAATCCTTACGTTTGCGTAAAATCTATTTATCTGAAACAGATAGAAAAAGATACAAAATCTAA
- a CDS encoding T9SS type B sorting domain-containing protein: MKKKLLLLVMIFFFGNSFAQKEAAVWYFGDKAGLDFNSGTPVGLLNGKLITREGCASISDKNGNILFYTDGSTVYNKLHQVMPNGSGLLGHVSSTQSAIIVPKPNNPFVYYIFTVDQPLAENVDNDPLNDEDPPNNGLNYSQVDLRLNNGLGDIPITEKNIHLITYNPEDTEELKFKCSEKITAVQHADGVSFWVITHFLDTFYAFKITNTGVNKTPVKSSTPMNVMLGGYHSNAIGYLKTSPNGTKLAIVNSSSKPNNELGPKGEVRRNTGNVWLFDFNTATGNVNNGITILSGSNPYGVEFSAKSKKLYVTTNSFDIEGISQGSSLFQYNLKSDNIINSKIEINNSYNVAGALQLAIDEKIYRSGYPVLQDGYDKISVINNPELDGLNCNYLQNQIDLKNRIVHLGLPPFITSLFLYSFNYERNCLGQATHFYINSTETVDSVVWNFGDGTTSNNKDAYHTYLSPGDYKVTLIKTVNGEEREPIEKTITIYNSPKTTSTPYKLIQCDTQDNNSTDGLASFNLDLANDFLRTGQTDIEIYYYKSISEANEDKNNLNALNPIYRNSIPNEIIYAKLVLPSGSCYSIQNIMLHANPNITLLPSVLHACTNGNNKAEFDLENKTLQIRNELNLPQNVILTYYSSKNDADLGINPLGKTYTSSSKTIFIRAENEDGCFGTGQFDINVDPSPSVALSENKIVCEGSNNFAVLDAGIIFPATENDFTYLWNTNETSPTIRTNKEGKYNVTITNNLGCKATRNITLTLSKLARINSLQIKDLQKNNQVIVILDNAAAYRYKIIFEDGTSTPFQNNPIFENIPGGIHQLIIENIDGCGQINSELVVLEAPLFFTPNGDGYNDFWNVKGSSVSLTIQNIRIFNRFGQLIKEITPQSQGWDGTINENQLPSDDYWFSVKLKDGRETKGHFSLKR, translated from the coding sequence ATGAAAAAAAAGCTCCTACTATTAGTCATGATTTTCTTTTTCGGCAATTCTTTTGCTCAAAAAGAAGCTGCAGTATGGTATTTTGGAGATAAAGCAGGTTTAGACTTCAACTCTGGAACTCCTGTTGGTTTATTAAACGGAAAATTAATCACACGTGAAGGATGTGCTAGTATTTCAGATAAAAATGGAAATATCCTATTTTATACTGACGGATCAACTGTTTATAACAAATTACATCAGGTGATGCCTAATGGTTCAGGCTTATTAGGTCATGTTTCAAGTACGCAATCTGCTATAATAGTTCCTAAACCAAATAATCCATTTGTTTATTACATATTTACTGTTGACCAACCTCTTGCCGAAAATGTTGACAACGATCCTTTAAATGACGAGGATCCCCCTAATAATGGATTAAATTATTCGCAAGTTGATTTAAGATTAAACAATGGATTAGGAGATATTCCTATTACTGAAAAAAATATCCATTTAATTACTTACAATCCTGAAGACACAGAAGAATTAAAATTTAAATGTTCAGAAAAAATAACCGCAGTACAACATGCAGATGGAGTGTCTTTTTGGGTAATAACTCATTTTTTAGATACTTTTTATGCGTTCAAAATAACTAATACTGGAGTAAATAAAACTCCTGTAAAATCGAGTACCCCCATGAATGTAATGCTTGGAGGTTATCATTCAAATGCTATTGGATACCTAAAGACCTCTCCAAACGGTACAAAATTAGCTATTGTAAATTCTTCATCGAAACCAAATAACGAATTAGGTCCAAAAGGAGAAGTCAGAAGGAATACTGGAAATGTTTGGCTATTCGATTTCAACACTGCTACAGGTAACGTAAACAATGGAATAACTATTTTAAGTGGATCAAATCCGTATGGAGTAGAATTTTCTGCAAAATCAAAAAAATTATATGTGACCACCAACTCATTTGATATTGAAGGTATTAGTCAAGGAAGTTCGTTATTTCAATACAATTTAAAAAGTGATAATATTATAAATTCTAAAATCGAAATCAATAATTCATATAATGTTGCAGGTGCTTTACAACTAGCAATAGATGAAAAAATATACCGATCAGGTTATCCTGTTTTGCAGGATGGATATGATAAAATCTCTGTAATTAATAATCCTGAACTAGATGGATTAAATTGCAACTATCTACAAAATCAAATTGATTTAAAAAATAGAATCGTACATTTAGGATTACCGCCATTTATTACTTCTTTATTTCTATATAGCTTTAACTATGAACGTAATTGCTTGGGCCAAGCTACCCATTTTTATATTAATTCAACAGAAACAGTTGATTCTGTAGTTTGGAATTTCGGGGATGGAACTACTTCTAACAATAAAGATGCTTACCACACTTATCTTAGTCCAGGAGACTATAAAGTAACATTAATAAAAACGGTTAATGGCGAGGAAAGAGAACCTATAGAAAAAACCATAACAATATATAATAGCCCCAAAACAACTTCTACTCCATATAAATTAATTCAATGTGATACTCAAGACAATAATTCAACCGATGGACTTGCTAGTTTTAATCTTGATTTAGCAAATGATTTTTTACGTACCGGACAAACAGATATTGAAATTTATTATTACAAATCTATTTCAGAAGCTAATGAAGATAAAAATAATTTAAATGCTTTAAATCCTATCTACAGAAATAGTATCCCTAATGAAATAATATATGCAAAATTAGTACTCCCTTCTGGATCATGTTACAGCATACAAAATATAATGCTTCATGCAAATCCAAATATCACACTATTACCTTCAGTCTTACATGCATGCACCAATGGCAATAATAAAGCTGAATTTGATTTAGAAAATAAGACATTGCAAATCCGAAATGAACTCAATTTACCTCAAAATGTAATTTTGACCTACTATTCAAGTAAAAATGATGCCGATTTAGGAATAAATCCACTAGGAAAAACATATACATCTAGTTCAAAAACTATATTCATACGAGCTGAAAATGAAGATGGCTGTTTTGGTACTGGCCAATTTGATATTAATGTAGATCCAAGTCCTTCGGTAGCTCTGTCTGAAAATAAAATAGTATGTGAAGGCTCAAATAATTTTGCGGTATTAGATGCTGGTATTATTTTTCCTGCAACTGAAAATGATTTTACTTATTTATGGAATACTAACGAAACTTCTCCTACAATTAGAACAAATAAAGAAGGAAAATACAATGTAACTATTACTAATAATCTAGGTTGCAAAGCAACTCGAAATATAACCCTTACATTATCTAAACTCGCAAGAATCAATTCATTACAAATTAAAGATTTACAAAAAAATAATCAAGTCATTGTAATATTAGACAATGCTGCTGCTTATCGATATAAAATTATTTTCGAAGACGGCACCTCAACTCCATTTCAAAACAATCCAATATTTGAAAATATTCCTGGAGGTATTCACCAATTAATAATTGAAAATATTGATGGTTGTGGGCAAATAAACTCAGAATTAGTTGTTCTTGAAGCTCCTTTGTTTTTTACTCCTAATGGTGATGGCTACAATGATTTTTGGAATGTTAAAGGTTCCAGTGTGTCACTTACAATACAAAACATTCGAATATTCAATCGTTTTGGTCAACTCATTAAAGAAATAACTCCTCAAAGTCAAGGTTGGGATGGAACAATTAATGAAAATCAATTACCCTCTGACGACTACTGGTTTAGTGTTAAGTTAAAAGACGGCAGAGAAACCAAAGGACATTTTAGTTTGAAAAGATAA